The Bacteroidia bacterium genome contains the following window.
TGATAACCTGTACTATTAATGTGCTGGATAAAAAGGAGTAAAGCAAGGCTTTGGCGCTAAACTTTCTTTTGACAATAAAAAGCAATACAATAACGGTAATCAATAAAAAACCATCGCCTAAATAGGTAATGTACTTAAACAAATAATCCCCTATTGGAAAATGTTGCTTGTCGAACCATAAATGAATATCCCGTTTATTGGAAAGATAAAGCCAAAAACCCCCACCAGACCAAAAAAGAAAACCCGGCAACAAAAAGGCCAGGTTTTCTTTTATGATGGTTTTAATATGTTCGGAAATGTCAGTAACCATTCCCTGAAAAAATTAGGCTTTCACTCCCAAAGCCTGAGCCATCATTTTACCAATAACGGCAGGACTTTCGGCAACGTGAATTCCACATTCTCTCATAATTTTCATTTTGGCAGCAGCAGTATCATCAGCTCCGCCAACAATAGCTCCGGCATGGCCCATCCGACGTCCCGGAGGTGCAGTTTGTCCGGCAATAAATCCAACTACCGGTTTGGTTCCATTTTCTTTAATCCAACGTGCCGCTTCTGCCTCCATTCCTCCACCAATTTCTCCAATCATGATAATTCCTTCTGTAGCAGGGTCGTTCATTAGTAATTCAACGGCTTCTTTGGTTGTAGTTCCAATAATGGGGTCACCACCAATTCCTATCGCAGTAGTTTGTCCTAAACCAATTTTGGTCACCTGATCTACAGCTTCGTAAGTTAAGGTGCCCGATTTAGAAACAATACCAATCGGACCTTTTTTGAAAATAAATCCAGGCATAATACCAACTTTAGCTTCTTCGGCAGTGATAATTCCCGGACAATTAGGTCCAATTAGTCGGGCTTTACGGCTAGCCAAGTAGTTTTTCACTACAATCATATCCTTGGTTGGAATACCTTCTGTAATAGCAACAACCAAGCCTATTCCGGCTTCAGCGGCTTCCATAATGGCATCGGCAGCAAATGCTGGTGGCACAAAAATAATCGAAACGTCGGCCCCGGTTTGTTTTACCGCATCGTAAACACTGTTAAACACCGGACGATCCAAGTGTTGTTGGCCACCTTTGCCCGGAGTTACTCCCCCCACAACATTGGTTCCGTATTCAATCATTTGTCCGGCATGGAATGTTCCTTCGCTACCGGTAAACCCTTGCACGATAATTCGGCTGTTTTTATTAACTAGTACGCTCATGAATGTAGTTTATTCAGAAATTTTTAGACAATTTGCTTGAATCGTGAAAAATTCAGCGCACGAAAGTATGTTTTTTCTTTCTTCGTAATCCCATTCTTAACGATTTCTATTCGATGATATCAACTGTTTTTAAAGACATGCTGTTTCAAGGCAAGGTAGCCCTGATTACCGGAGGTGGCACCGGCATTGGTTTACGAACCGCCAAAGAAATGGCTCAACTTGGCGCTACGGTGGTTTTGGCT
Protein-coding sequences here:
- the sucD gene encoding succinate--CoA ligase subunit alpha, coding for MSVLVNKNSRIIVQGFTGSEGTFHAGQMIEYGTNVVGGVTPGKGGQQHLDRPVFNSVYDAVKQTGADVSIIFVPPAFAADAIMEAAEAGIGLVVAITEGIPTKDMIVVKNYLASRKARLIGPNCPGIITAEEAKVGIMPGFIFKKGPIGIVSKSGTLTYEAVDQVTKIGLGQTTAIGIGGDPIIGTTTKEAVELLMNDPATEGIIMIGEIGGGMEAEAARWIKENGTKPVVGFIAGQTAPPGRRMGHAGAIVGGADDTAAAKMKIMRECGIHVAESPAVIGKMMAQALGVKA